GGTGATGATGGGTGTTCTGCCGCTGACTTTCCCTCACGGGATGAACGCCGACGCATACGGGCTCGACGGGACCGAGGTCTACGACCTGGCCGTCGACGATCGCCTCGTCCCCCATGGCCTCGTTCGAGTTCGAGCCACCCGGGCGGACCAGTCCGTGGTCGAGTTCGATGCGCTCGCCTGTGCCGACACACCGATCGAGATCGAGTACCTCCGCCACGGCGGGATCCTCCACATGGTCCTTCGCGATATGGCCGCGAGGCATGCCCGCGCGTAATATTTTCGCGATGATCGAACGACTCCACCTCCACGAGGTCGAACTGGGGTTCGCCGAACCGCTGGTCACCCCCGATGGGGTCTACCCGAGCAGACGGTCGATCCTGGTAGGCGCCGAGGCCGGCGGAGTCGTTGGCTGGGGCGAAGCCCCGGCGTTCCCGTCGAGGCGCTGGGGCACCGCCGAGGCGGCGTGGGCCGCTCTCGAATCGGCCGATGTCATCCGGGGCGAGGCCCCGCTCCCCCCCATCGCCAGCGCGGCGCTGCAGGCCGCCACTGCCGACCTTCAGGCTCGCATGGCGGGTCTGCCGTTCCACCGGTTCCTCGGAGCAGGTACCCGCCGGGTCGTCGCCAGGCACACTCTGGGACTCGCCACCGAGCCGGGCGATCTGGTGGAACGGTTGGGCCGGCTGACGGCAGGGGGCCTCAAAGCGATCAAAGTGAAGATCGCTCCCGGGCGGGATGCCGAAACCGTCGGGGCGATTCGCGACTCGTTTCCGCTCATCGACCTCGCCGTCGACGCGAACGCCACCTACCGGAGC
This genomic window from Acidimicrobiia bacterium contains:
- a CDS encoding enolase C-terminal domain-like protein, giving the protein MIERLHLHEVELGFAEPLVTPDGVYPSRRSILVGAEAGGVVGWGEAPAFPSRRWGTAEAAWAALESADVIRGEAPLPPIASAALQAATADLQARMAGLPFHRFLGAGTRRVVARHTLGLATEPGDLVERLGRLTAGGLKAIKVKIAPGRDAETVGAIRDSFPLIDLAVDANATYRSPADPIFERLAEARVSLIEQPFPAHDLAAHAELRRRGLIPVAVDEAIHSIGDVRQILRADAADLLSVKVNRLGLEAAKAILALAVGEGIRVKVGGTFDTAIGRRLLLAFAMLDGVADAEIAPPLGYLQADVADYPPLIEGEAAPDETPGIGASPDRERLARLEIRRTVVVA